ACTCCGTTCTCGCACTTTGCGCTGATCGCCGACACGTTGCAGTTATCCGGCAGCCGGAACTTCCTAGTAAGCTTCTGCGGCGGCCTCCTCTCTAGCCGTATATACTTGCAACCTTCCTCCTCCCCTTCCTTTGTCTTCCTCTTCCCGTTGCTCTTTATCACCAGCGTGTTTTCCTCCTCTACCGTCACCTGCAGCAATTCCGCACCAATTTCATAAATACCTTCAGCTCAAGCGAGCTATTTCGCATCAATTTCATGAATTCCTAAAGAAATTTCGTTTCAATCAAGCAACTGAGCTTAATTTCTGGTGAATTTCCAGaacagagaagaggagaagagagaagaataatCACGGTTCTTTTTTAAATGAATTCAATTTGCCGGCATAACCTAATTTTAGCTATGTAATGACTAGTATACCCCCGCcttattattgtggagtaaatttgtgattgagggaactaatttctccttatattcgaaaattacatgtattaataatagcccttgattttcttgatcttgtggctgtgatttgttctctaatGGGCACTTGCTCTATATTACTActcaatatatataatataaaattaatagaatatatataatacatattatataaaatatattaaaagaatatatatgatataatatattaaattaatagaataaatatatataatattatatttgaaatataattcggtttttcaattttttgattttttttccgcCCAAACAGAactgaaccgaaccgaaaaaactgatttttttttatttttaaaaccgaaaaaactgaaccgaatttcaaaattttggtttggttCAGTTCGGATATTggattttcagtttttttctcACCCCTAATAAGTCATATACATGAATTTTATACTCCCCAAATTTCTTGTTTATGTCGTGTGTGATCGAGTTGGTGTCATGCAAATGgagttcaaatttaaatttaacatGTGGAGTTCATGGTCTTAGAGCCCGTTTGCTAGACATATTCATGCTGCAATCTGTCAAATATCAAGGAAGATACCATGGAATAATCAAAGGAATAATTGATTGATTCAATCACACATTAGCCTAGAATAGATTGTTTACATTTATGGTATTTACCATAGTTAAGTAAATGATTGTATTATATATTCTAGGGCTGTAATACATTGAAATCATCAATCAATATACAAAGAAAAACCTTCCCTACTCTTGGCCGATTCTAGCATTCCTTTCACCAATATGAGCCgtctctctcgattaccatcgtcaagatggtatcagagcaggacgATTCAAGCTTGAGACTCAGAGCAATCTCATCATAGTCTCgaatacctttcccgaccttttTGAACCCTGCAAAAACAACCAACAAACCTGATGTCAGAATCCGGACCTATCACCCCACATACAAACCAGCCAATAATCCTTTCTGCAGAGCAGTTTGCAGAATTTATGAGACTGAGCATGTCTCAAACAACCCCAAAACAATCGGTTCGAACTGAACCCCAACCAGAGTCATTAGGAGATGTTCACGTACAGGCCAAACTCAATGGGGAGAATTACCCCCTATGGGCGAAATTGATGAAGAGGGCAATCGGAGGGAAGGGCCTGATATCTCACATTTCTGGAGTCTCAGACCCCCCATCGCCGACCGACCCAACTTACTCACGGTGGATTCAGAAAGATCATTGCTGCTTTAACTGGATAATCAACAACATCGACGCCAGCCTCGTCAACGAGGTTTCTCAATACGAAACAGCCCAAGATCTGTGGGAGAACTTGGCTATTACGTACGGAAGCGGCGCCGAACCATTCTAAATCTCAGACCTGCACAGACAAGCATACGGGATGAGACAAGGAAACTTATCGCTGGAAAACCTCTAGCAAAAATTCCAGGGCTTATGGATTTCTATTGACAGCCGCGACCCAAATCCGATGGACACCTCATCCTCCATCGAGAAATACAACCAAATCGTCCAACGGCACCGACTGTACCAATTCATATGGGCACTCGATGAGATGTATGACAAAATCAAGCGGGAAATCCTAAACATGGATCCCCTTCCAACAGCCAAGAAGGCCTACGGCATAGTCAGGCGGGAAGCCGTAAACGAAAAACTAATGAACCAAGAAGTCAACGATTCTGGAGTAGGAATCGGACTAGCCACCCTCGACAGAAGCCGAACATACTCCGCCCAGAACCAGCCGCCACCATCCAAACCCTACCGACGGGACGAAGACAAGAGCAAGCTTGTGTGCACCCATTGTGGGGGGAAGAAGCATACGAAAGAAACCTGCTTCCACCTCCACGGattcccggagtggtgggacgACATGAAGAAAGCTCGCCAACAGAAAAATAGTCACCGAAATaatggcggaggaggcggaagAGCAGCGGTTGCCGTCACACTCAACGACCGCACCAACCGGGCCACCTACGCCGATGAATCGGCGGGCGGCATCGGTTCAAGTGCCGCGAATGGAGGAGACGACAGAGATCAATTAACGGTGGACAAGAAAGCAGTGGCATCGGCAACAATTGCTCGAGTATGGTCAGAAGGTAACAATACGATGGGAGATCGAACCGGCGACAGGGAGATGGCGGCGGCTAGGATCCCCACTGGAGAGGATGCAGCGACGGAGGTTAGGGTTTCGAGCGAGGGAGCGGCTAGGGTTCGTGacgaatttggggattttttccTAAAATCCTCAATTAAACCGAAGCTGCATTCTAATCCCATAACTCCACCTAAATCACCCCCAACCCCCGATCCAGAAATTCCTCTCCAAATGCAACCCCATACTCTCCAAAATACCATAATAACCCCCGAGCCATAAATACCTACAACATTACACCCCGTAAAACCCAAATATTACCCAATAACCCCCAAAAACTAAGGCCCCTTGCTGTTTACCcctcaaaaaatgaaaaatccaAATCCGACCCACATACTTTTCAGAACCTGCCATCCGTACCCTGTACAAATTCCTTCGATGCCTTAGCCTGCTCCTCCACATCCCAAACTGGCCCTAAAAATCACCA
This genomic interval from Salvia splendens isolate huo1 chromosome 13, SspV2, whole genome shotgun sequence contains the following:
- the LOC121760534 gene encoding 17.4 kDa class III heat shock protein-like — its product is MGGLRLQKCEISGPSLRLPSSSISPIGGFKKVGKGIRDYDEIALSLKLESSCSDTILTMVTVEEENTLVIKSNGKRKTKEGEEEGCKYIRLERRPPQKLTRKFRLPDNCNVSAISAKCENGVLTVVVEKLPPLPKSKSIEVAIS